The Prinia subflava isolate CZ2003 ecotype Zambia chromosome 5, Cam_Psub_1.2, whole genome shotgun sequence genome window below encodes:
- the ISM2 gene encoding isthmin-2 isoform X2 has product MPLIRGKVVLILGFVFLTTFLATVRGLPVRGKQRGNTPKERSSKLAEVSASSQPRSAGDEELPASGRARGLRRHRRRGLPQQAARSPALPQPSAAGHEESLPFMLDLQNLPGLANVDLSAQNPNIQVTIEVVDDPQAEMEMDLLKETSNDWSLTSSEWLSHKDLFWPLFWEYTDPAEGEEEEEDEEEEEEEEEDDNLDVGDREEEEEDDDEEEDYTAEYEEEESVLSGVGGNWDQQWPGQKNWIFKEKYNYDYEDEEEWSPWSPCSITCGSGNQKRTRSCGYACTATESRTCDLTHCPEGEMVFPTEETPFKSDNTTELFNSEVDSCEKWLNCKSDFLTKYLSKVLTDLPSCPCSYPLEAVYSAVNLRDEQQGKSFRWRDASGPKERLDIYKPTARFCLRSMLSLDSTTLAAQHCCYDEHTRLITRGKGAGVPNLISTEFSPELHYKVDMLPWILCKGDWSRYHAVRPPNNGQRCADNPAEEEYLSQLQEAKEY; this is encoded by the exons ATGCCTCTGATTAGAGGGAAAGTTGTGCTCATCCTCGGATTCGTCTTCCTGACAACTTTCCTGGCTACGGTGAGAGGGCTACCCGTGAGGGGGAAACAGCGCGGCAATACCCCGAAGGAGAGGAGCTCCAAGCTGGCGGAG GTGTCAGCATCATCCCAGCCCCGTTCGGCAGGGGACGAGGAGCTGCCCGCCTCGGGCAGGGCGCGGGGGCTGCGGCGGCACAGGCGCAGAGGGCTGCCTCAGCAGGCTGCCAGGagcccagcgctgccccagcccagtgctgctggccaCGAGGAGAGCCTGCCCTTCATGTTGGACCTGCAGAACTTGCCGGGGCTGGCCAATGTGGACCTGAGTGCCCAGAACCCCAACATCCAG GTGACCATTGAAGTGGTGGATGATCCTCAGGCTGAGATGGAGATGGACCTGTTGAAGGAGACAAGCAATGACTGGTCTCTGACATCCTCTGAGTGGTTGTCTCACAAGGACCTATTCTGGCCCCTCTTCTGGGAATACACTGACCCTgctgagggggaggaagaggaggaagatgaagaggaggaggaagaggaggaagaggacgACAACCTGGATGTaggggacagggaggaagaagaagaggatgATGATGAAGAGGAAGATTACACAGCAGAGTATGAGGAGGAGGAGTCCGTGCTTAGTGGAGTAGGTGGTAACTGGGACCAGCAATGGCCCGGGCAGAAGAACTGGatctttaaggaaaaatataattacG ACTATGAAGATGAGGAGGAGTGGAGCCCATGGTCCCCTTGCAGCATCACCTGTGGCAGTGGCAACCAGAAGAGGACCCGGTCCTGTGGCTATGCCTGCACAGCAACAGAGTCGAGGACCTGCGATCTGACACACTGCCCTG aaggagaaaTGGTCTTCCCCACAGAGGAGACACCTTTCAAAAGTGACAACACCACAGAGCTGTTCAACTCAG AGGTGGACAGCTGTGAGAAGTGGCTGAACTGCAAGAGCGACTTCCTCACCAAGTACCTGAGCAAGGTACTGACGGACCTgcccagctgcccctgctcctaCCCGCTGGAGGCCGTCTACAGTGCCGTCAACCTGCGGGACGAGCAGCAGGGCAAGAGCTTCCGCTGGCGGGACGCCAGCGGCCCCAAGGAGCGCCTGGACATCTACAAGCCGACGGCGCGCTTCTGCCTGCGCTCCATGCTCTCCCTCGACAGCACCACCCTggctgcccagcactgctgctacGATGAGCACACCCGCCTCATCACCCGCGGCAAGGGCGCCGGCGTCCCCAACCTCATCAGCACCGAGTTCTCTCCGGAGCTGCACTACAAAGTGGACATGCTGCCCTGGATCCTTTGCAAGGGTGACTGGAGCCGCTATCACGCCGTCCGGCCCCCCAACAACGGGCAGCGGTGTGCTGACAACCCCGCCGAGGAGGAGtacctgtcccagctgcaggaggccAAGGAGTACTAG
- the ISM2 gene encoding isthmin-2 isoform X1 translates to MPLIRGKVVLILGFVFLTTFLATVRGLPVRGKQRGNTPKERSSKLAEVSASSQPRSAGDEELPASGRARGLRRHRRRGLPQQAARSPALPQPSAAGHEESLPFMLDLQNLPGLANVDLSAQNPNIQVTIEVVDDPQAEMEMDLLKETSNDWSLTSSEWLSHKDLFWPLFWEYTDPAEGEEEEEDEEEEEEEEEDDNLDVGDREEEEEDDDEEEDYTAEYEEEESVLSGVGGNWDQQWPGQKNWIFKEKYNYDYEDEEEWSPWSPCSITCGSGNQKRTRSCGYACTATESRTCDLTHCPGAEGEMVFPTEETPFKSDNTTELFNSEVDSCEKWLNCKSDFLTKYLSKVLTDLPSCPCSYPLEAVYSAVNLRDEQQGKSFRWRDASGPKERLDIYKPTARFCLRSMLSLDSTTLAAQHCCYDEHTRLITRGKGAGVPNLISTEFSPELHYKVDMLPWILCKGDWSRYHAVRPPNNGQRCADNPAEEEYLSQLQEAKEY, encoded by the exons ATGCCTCTGATTAGAGGGAAAGTTGTGCTCATCCTCGGATTCGTCTTCCTGACAACTTTCCTGGCTACGGTGAGAGGGCTACCCGTGAGGGGGAAACAGCGCGGCAATACCCCGAAGGAGAGGAGCTCCAAGCTGGCGGAG GTGTCAGCATCATCCCAGCCCCGTTCGGCAGGGGACGAGGAGCTGCCCGCCTCGGGCAGGGCGCGGGGGCTGCGGCGGCACAGGCGCAGAGGGCTGCCTCAGCAGGCTGCCAGGagcccagcgctgccccagcccagtgctgctggccaCGAGGAGAGCCTGCCCTTCATGTTGGACCTGCAGAACTTGCCGGGGCTGGCCAATGTGGACCTGAGTGCCCAGAACCCCAACATCCAG GTGACCATTGAAGTGGTGGATGATCCTCAGGCTGAGATGGAGATGGACCTGTTGAAGGAGACAAGCAATGACTGGTCTCTGACATCCTCTGAGTGGTTGTCTCACAAGGACCTATTCTGGCCCCTCTTCTGGGAATACACTGACCCTgctgagggggaggaagaggaggaagatgaagaggaggaggaagaggaggaagaggacgACAACCTGGATGTaggggacagggaggaagaagaagaggatgATGATGAAGAGGAAGATTACACAGCAGAGTATGAGGAGGAGGAGTCCGTGCTTAGTGGAGTAGGTGGTAACTGGGACCAGCAATGGCCCGGGCAGAAGAACTGGatctttaaggaaaaatataattacG ACTATGAAGATGAGGAGGAGTGGAGCCCATGGTCCCCTTGCAGCATCACCTGTGGCAGTGGCAACCAGAAGAGGACCCGGTCCTGTGGCTATGCCTGCACAGCAACAGAGTCGAGGACCTGCGATCTGACACACTGCCCTG gagcagaaggagaaaTGGTCTTCCCCACAGAGGAGACACCTTTCAAAAGTGACAACACCACAGAGCTGTTCAACTCAG AGGTGGACAGCTGTGAGAAGTGGCTGAACTGCAAGAGCGACTTCCTCACCAAGTACCTGAGCAAGGTACTGACGGACCTgcccagctgcccctgctcctaCCCGCTGGAGGCCGTCTACAGTGCCGTCAACCTGCGGGACGAGCAGCAGGGCAAGAGCTTCCGCTGGCGGGACGCCAGCGGCCCCAAGGAGCGCCTGGACATCTACAAGCCGACGGCGCGCTTCTGCCTGCGCTCCATGCTCTCCCTCGACAGCACCACCCTggctgcccagcactgctgctacGATGAGCACACCCGCCTCATCACCCGCGGCAAGGGCGCCGGCGTCCCCAACCTCATCAGCACCGAGTTCTCTCCGGAGCTGCACTACAAAGTGGACATGCTGCCCTGGATCCTTTGCAAGGGTGACTGGAGCCGCTATCACGCCGTCCGGCCCCCCAACAACGGGCAGCGGTGTGCTGACAACCCCGCCGAGGAGGAGtacctgtcccagctgcaggaggccAAGGAGTACTAG